From the genome of Gorilla gorilla gorilla isolate KB3781 chromosome 4, NHGRI_mGorGor1-v2.1_pri, whole genome shotgun sequence, one region includes:
- the GNGT2 gene encoding guanine nucleotide-binding protein G(I)/G(S)/G(O) subunit gamma-T2, producing the protein MAQDLSEKDLLKMEVEQLKKEVKNTRIPISKAGKEIKEYVEAQAGNDPFLKGIPEDKNPFKEKGGCLIS; encoded by the exons ATGGCCCAGGATCTCAGCGAGAAGGACCTGTTGAAGATGGAGGTGGAGCAGCTgaagaaagaagtgaaaaacaCAAGAATTCCG ATTTCCAAAGCGGGAAAGGAAATCAAAGAGTACGTGGAGGCCCAAGCAGGAAACGATCCTTTTCTCAAAGGCATCCCTGAGGACAAGAATCCCTTCAAGGAGAAAGGTGGCTGTCTGATAAGCTGA